The genomic segment TATAGAAGGGCAGTAAGGGACTTATATCCGTTAGGACTGAAGATTATTAACTTCAACGATAAACTTGATTACAAAAGATTTTTGCCGCTATATTATTTTGTAGACGAAAAAAACGATAAATTTGTGCTCGACTTGCAAGTAATGATATTGTTGAAGGATATCGACTTGCTCTCAAAGGACAACCAACCAACTTCTGAGAAGATTCCCGTCGATCCCTCGCACCTGACTCCATTGTGGAATATGTTGAAATTCATTTTCCTGTATGGAGGTAGTTATGATGATAAAAAGAACAAcatggaaaataaaagatatgTTGTAAACTTTGATGGGGTTGATTTGGACACAAAGATTGGGTATGAGCTTTTGGagtacaaaaaatttgttagTTTGCCCATGGCGTGGATTAAATGGGATAACGTTGTTATTGAAAACCAcgcaaaaagaaaagaaattgaaggaaatatgattcaaatatcaataaaCGAATTTGCACGATGGAGAAACGATAAGCTGAACAAAGCGCAGCAGCCGACGCGCAAACAGCGTTCTCTAAAAATACCTCGAGAGTTACCGGTTAAATTTCAACACCGTATGAGCATATCCTCCGTCCTCCAGCAGACATCCAAAGAACCATTTTGGTAAAACAATTCATCGGTCCGTTGGCATATGCTCATACATAGTTGCATTTTCGATTCATTAAATACTATTCATGTTAACATAATTCCATATAATCGTACTGTTTTGTCATTATTATATCGGCATGACACTCaccaatttctttttttgattttgtaTTGTTCGATAAGGCAACGAACGAGTACTCGAAAAAATGTCATGGACCCCTTAAAATTACTGAGGGGTTCAGAAAATACCGTGCAAAAGACGAAAAAAGACGAATTTCATttgatttatattttataaaTGACTGTTGCATTAAACAATAGACCAATTATTTCAATTTAATATTCTTTGCAGGAAACTTTCACAATGGAATAACGCCACATATTCATTGTAAAGAGCATGTATAACAAACActgatttttgttttgagTTTTAAAAGATATCCATTTACTAACATTCGAGGTGTACAAGCACAAGTTTTGCAGTGTTGCGTACTTCTCTTACTAAAGGGGCACGGCTAACTGGGACAAGATTTGTTCAAACAAAGGCCCTTTCGAAGGCAACATTGACAGATCTGCCCGAAAGATGGGAAAATATGCCAAACTTAGAACAGAAAGAGATTGCAGATAATTTGACAGAACGTCAAAAGCTTCCATGGAAAACTCTCAATAACGAGGAAATCAAAGCAGCTTGGTACATATCCTACGGCGAGTGGGGACCTAGAAGACCTGTACACGGAAAAGGCGATGTTGCATTTATAACTAAAGGAGTATTTTTAGGGTTAGGAATCTCATTTGGGCTCTTTGGTTTAGTGAGACTATTAGCCAATCCTGAAACTCCAAAGACTATGAACAGGGAATGGCAGTTGAAATCAGACGAGTATCTGAAGTCAA from the Saccharomyces cerevisiae S288C chromosome IX, complete sequence genome contains:
- the COX5B gene encoding cytochrome c oxidase subunit Vb (Subunit Vb of cytochrome c oxidase; cytochrome c oxidase is the terminal member of the mitochondrial inner membrane electron transport chain; Cox5Bp is predominantly expressed during anaerobic growth while its isoform Va (Cox5Ap) is expressed during aerobic growth; COX5B has a paralog, COX5A, that arose from the whole genome duplication); the protein is MLRTSLTKGARLTGTRFVQTKALSKATLTDLPERWENMPNLEQKEIADNLTERQKLPWKTLNNEEIKAAWYISYGEWGPRRPVHGKGDVAFITKGVFLGLGISFGLFGLVRLLANPETPKTMNREWQLKSDEYLKSKNANPWGGYSQVQSK